The Corticium candelabrum chromosome 17, ooCorCand1.1, whole genome shotgun sequence genome has a segment encoding these proteins:
- the LOC134193499 gene encoding uncharacterized protein LOC134193499: MPPKRRKTVFSSAAAASQKRRRLEEDEVARRQRLDSGRDRVARARAEQGEAARQWRLDSDRHRSATARANENELDRQRRLQINRDTTARTRVDEHIVARQERLAADRNRTAAARAAEDELARQERLAADCNRTAAARTAEDELARHERLASDCNRTAAARAAEDELARQERLAAHCNRTAAARAAEDELARQRRLHSDRERHTATRVRQQPNIPPALNYDAAQPPLPCCIGSMTNVCVNCGAMKWKGEAPGMCCSSGKVKLATLQDPPLLLKSLLLGDSETSRHFLTNIRKYNSAFQMTSMGCNEIKETHGWNPCFKVQGQVYHLIGSLCPLPNEESKFAQIYFLGDVEREIQVRQGIVPGLRINIIEGLQNMLHAINRYVQSFKLAKDVLREYDQQYKVVIHADKRPPREHRGRFNAPMCDEVAVLMVTEEHGKRDIVLRKSDGSLTRIAETHRSYDALQYPLILPHGDDGYYFPDQPVPNQYKVSAMKHYAYRLMMRGGADFNILLRCQRLMQQYVVDMYAKIETERLCFLRREQTKLRAEQYGELRDALLASDGDPTNIGKTVILPSSYTGGPRYMHERTQDAMCYVRKFGRPSLFITMTCNPGWKEITDELLPMQTAQHRPDLIARVFNLKRKELIKQLTKHCIFGKTIAYLCSIEWQKRGLPHAHILVWLPAEHSIHADDIDAAISAELPDPNSDKVLFDIVMTNMIHGPCGRMDKHSPCMRDGACTKRYPKEFKSDTQSGHDGYPSYRRRKPDDCGHQGIKKIKGNDVCIDNRWVVPYSPYLCRMFACHINVELCTSVKSIKYVLKYVNKGRDMAVFSLEKSQPIDEIDLYQTARYVSCSEACWRILNFTIHDRHPAVTNLHVHLLNGQRVVYNDQNAVALAQRPPKTTLTAFFDLCARYRPDLDQLATPDQRFVQNLLYVNVPEYFTFHSGTKTWNPRRLGTAVYSDGQITSFKKSEVIGRVYAVHPKQQECFFLRLLLHHKRGPCSFDDLLTIDARKCQTFREACNCMGLLEEDLHWAMAMQEAAMRAGASTLRALFAVILTTCDVADPLAIWSAYRNDMTDDILHQCRREARQPDMDYSDDMYNECLFRLQELVQQMSGQKLEEYGLPPVNRGHEDRLTVDLLREKSYDREALQQFVDENETNLTIDQRNIDLRITDMVDHGQGGIIFIDAPGGTGKTYLINLSLARLRSRGFVALAVASSGIAAQLLSNGKTAHSTFKIPLNLMTTDLPMCNLKRGSSKATLLQECAVIFWDEATMANKLAFEALDRTLQDLRQSSRPFGGILVVLSGDFRQTLPVIRGGTRANEIDACIKSSHLWQHVETHSLTTNMRAYLYGDANAAEFASLLLRVGNGHIPVVEGRHTIFIPEDLGTVTDSPQTLIERVYPNLQHHYQDFEWLMQRAILAPHNVSIRDINWEMLQLFPGEIKIYKSIDTVRDDDAVHYPSEFLNSLEPAGMPPHKLALKVGIPLMVVRNLAPGIANGTRLILKRMMNNCLEATIATGPHKAQDVYLPKIPLIPSDTGLPFEFKRLQFPVKESELNKFSFNSIAVVYVLTASCV, from the exons ATGCCTCCGAAGAGACGAAAGACAGTTTTTTCATCGGCAGCTGCAGCCAGTCAAAAACGGAGACGtttagaagaagacgaagtaGCGAGACGGCAACGTTTGGACTCCGGTAGAGATAGAGTGGCGAGAGCGCGTGCTGAGCAAGGTGAGGCAGCTAGACAATGGCGACTAGACAGCGACAGACACAGAAGCGCTACGGCTCGCGCGAACGAAAACGagttagacagacagcgaCGACTTCAGATTAATCGTGATACCACTGCTAGAACTCGCGTAGATGAACACATTGtagccagacaagaacgattggccgccgaccgcaacagaactgctgcagcgcgtgcagcggaagatgagctagccaGACAAGAGCGATTGGCCGccgactgcaacagaactgctgcagcgcgtacagcggaagatgagctagccaGACACGAGCGATTGGCCTccgactgcaacagaactgctgcagcgcgtgcagcggaagatgagctagccagacaagaacgattggccgcccactgcaacagaactgctgcagcgcgtgcagcggaagatgagctagcTAGACAGCGACGACTTCACAGTGATCGAGAAAGACATACTGCAACAAGAGTGCGACAGCAACCGAATATTCCACCAGCTCTGAACTATGATGCAGCACaacctccacttccgtgttgtattggctctatgacaaacgtgtgtgtcaactgcggcgctatgaagtggaaaggagaagcacctggcatgtgttgcaGTAGCGGAAAAGTGAAACTGGCAACTCTGCAAGATCCACCGCTCTTGCTAAAATCATTGCTTCTAGGTGACTCAGAAACGTCTAGGCATTTCCTTACAAATATTCGCAAGTACAATTCAGCTTTTCAGATGACATCAATGGGTTGCAATGAAATTAAGGAAACACATGGATGGAATCCTTGCTTCAAAGTGCAAGGTCAAGTGTACCACCTCATTGGAAGCCTGTGCCCTTTGCCTAATGAAGAATCCAAATTTGCTCAAATCTACTTTTTGGGTGATGTGGAGAGAGAGATACAAGTAAGACAAGGCATTGTTCCTGGTTTGAGGATAAATATCATTGAGGGTTTACAAAACATGCTTCATGCCATCAATAGGTATGTGCAGAGTTTTAAATTAGCCAAAGACGTTCTCCGTGAATATGATCAGCAGTACAAGGTTGtgattcatgctgacaagAGGCCTCCTAGAGAACACAGAGGGCGGTTTAATGCTCCAATGTGTGATGAGGTAGCTGTGCTTATGGTCACAGAAGAACATGGAAAGAGAGACATTGTCCTTCGTAAGTCTGATGGCAGCCTTACAAGAATAGCTGAAACTCATCGCAGCTATGATGCTTTGCAGTATCCTCTCATACTTCCACATGGAGATGATGGATACTATTTTCCTGACCAACCAGTCCCAAACCAGTACAAAGTATCTGCGATGAAACATTATGCGTATCGACTGATGATGCGAGGTGGTGCAGACTTTAACATCTTGCTACGGTGTCAGAGACTGATGCAACAATATGTTGTTGACATGTACGCCAAAATAGAGACCGAACGGCTGTGCTTCCTTCGGCGAGAGCAAACAAAACTTCGAGCTGAACAATATGGTGAGTTGAGAGATGCACTTCTGGCAAGTGATGGAGATCCAACAAACATCGGTAAGACGGTGATCTTACCTAGCTCCTATACTGGAGGACCACGGTACATGCATGAACGTACACAGGATGCCATGTGCTATGTTAGAAAGTTTGGTAGGCCTTCTCTTTTTATCACAATGACGTGCAATCCCGGCTGGAAAGAAATCACTGATGAACTGCTGCCCATGCAGACAGCACAACATCGTCCAGACCTAATTGCACGTGTCTTTAACCTAAAAAGAAAGGAActcatcaaacagttgaccaAGCACTGCATCTTCGGCAAGACTATTGCATACCTGTGTTCCATTGAATGGCAGAAACGTGGTCTGCCACATGCTCATATTTTAGTTTGGTTACCTGCAGAGCACAGCATTCATGCTGATGACATCGATGCCGCTATTTCCGCTGAGTTGCCTGACCCTAACTCTGACAAGGTGCTGTTTGATATAGTCATGACAAACATGATTCATGGCCCTTGCGGTCGCATGGACAAGCACTCACCCTGCATGCGAGATGGAGCATGCACGAAACGTTACCCGAAAGAGTTTAAAAGTGATACTCAGAGCGGCCATGATGGTTATCCATCATATCGACGACGTAAACCCGATGATTGTGGCCATCAAGGAATAAAGAAGATCAAAGGTAACGATGTCTGTATAGACAATCGATGGGTAGTACCTTACTCTCCCTACCTCTGCCGAATGTTTGCCTGTCATATCAACGTAGAGCTTTGTACAAGTGTCAAGTCTATCAAGTATGTCCTAAAGTATGTCAACAAGGGCAGGGACATGGCAGTTTTTTCGCTAGAAAAATCCCAACCTATCGATGAAATAGATCTGTACCAGACAGCAAGATACGTCAGTTGCAGTGAAGCTTGCTGGAGAATACTGAACTTTACCATTCACGATCGTCATCCAGCAGTGACAAACCTTCATGTCCACCTACTAAATGGGCAGAGGGTTGTTTACAATGATCAAAATGCTGTTGCTCTTGCTCAACGTCCACCTAAAACCACGTTGACAGCTTTTTTTGATCTCTGCGCTCGGTATCGTCCAGATCTTGACCAGCTTGCTACGCCCGACCAGAGGTTTGTTCAAAATTTGCTTTATGTAAATGTGCCCGAGTACTTTACATTTCATTCAGGCACCAAAACGTGGAACCCTCGAAGGCTTGGCACAGCTGTTTACAGTGATGGTCAAATAACTTCATTTAAAAAAAGTGAGGTCATTGGTCGAGTGTACGCCGTGCATCCTAAGCAACAGGAATGCTTCTTTTTACGCCTTCTGCTTCACCATAAGCGGGGACCTTGCTCTTTTGATGACTTGCTTACGATTGATGCACGAAAGTGCCAGACTTTTCGCGAAGCATGTAACTGCATGGGTTTGTTGGAAGAAGACTTGCATTGGGCCATGGCCATGCAAGAGGCAGCCATGCGAGCCGGAGCATCTACACTACGTGctctgtttgctgttatatTGACCACGTGTGATGTTGCTGACCCTCTTGCCATTTGGTCTGCATATCGAAATGATATGACTGATGACATACTGCATCAGTGTAGGAGGGAAGCTCGACAGCCTGACATGGACTATAGTGATGATATGTACAACGAGTGTCTCTTTCGACTACAGGAATTAGTACAGCAGATGAGTGGACAGAAACTTGAAGAGTACGGACTGCCGCCTGTAAACAGGGGACatgaagacagactgacagttgACCTACTTAGAGAAAAATCTTATGACAGAGAAGCACTGCAACAATTTGTAGACGAAAATGAAACGAATTTGACGATTGACCAACGCAACATTGACCTTCGCATTACAGATATGGTGGACCATGGGCAAGGAGggattatttttattgatgcCCCAGGTGGCACAGGTAAAACCTACCTGATTAACCTTTCCCTGGCACGCCTCAGATCAAGAGGATTTGTCGCCCTTGCTGTCGCCAGCAGTGGCATTGCGGCACAGCTACTATCAAATGGGAAGACAGCACATTCAACATTCAAGATACCGCTTAATCTCATGACCACAGACCTTCCTATGTGCAACCTCAAGCGAGGTTCATCAAAGGCTACACtcctacaggaatgtgccgtTATATTTTGGGACGAGGCAACCATGGCTAACAAACTAGCTTTTGAGGCTTTAGATCGCACATTACAAGACCTAAGGCAGTCCTCAAGACCATTTGGCGGTATCTTAGTTGTCCTGTCTGGGGACTTTCGTCAGACATTACCAGTCATTCGAGGAGGTACACGTGCCAATGAAATTGATGCCTGCATCAAGTCATCACATTTATGGCAACACGTAGAAACACATTCTTTGACAACTAACATGAGAGCTTATCTCTACGGTGACGCCAACGCTGCTGAGTTTGCAAGTCTCTTGCTGCGAGTTGGGAACGGTCATATACCGGTAGTTGAAGGACGTCATACCATCTTCATTCCAGAAGATCTTGGCACAGTTACCGACTCTCCTCAGACCTTGATAGAGCGAGTGTACCCAAACTTGCAACATCACTACCAAGACTTCGAATGGCTAATGCAACGAGCTATTCTCGCACCACACAATGTCTCCATTCGTGATATTAACTGGGAGATGCTTCAGCTGTTTCCTGGAGAGATAAAGATCTATAAATCAATTGATACGGTcagagatgatgatgcagtACACTATCCCTCGGAGTTTCTTAACTCCCTGGAACCTGCTGGTATGCCTCCTCATAAACTGGCTCTAAAGGTGGGAATTCCTCTAATGGTTGTTCGAAATCTGGCTCCTGGGATTGCAAACGGCACACGTCTTATACTAAAGAGAAtgatgaacaactgtctggaaGCAACTATTGCTACTGGACCGCATAAAGCCCAGGACGTGTATCTGCCAAAGATACCACTAATTCCCAGTGATACTGGACTACCATTTGAATTCAAACGACTTCAGTTTCCAGTTAAG GAGAG CGAATTGAATAAATTCTCATTTAATTCAATAGCTGTTGTCTACGTTTTGACTGCATCATGTGTATAG